DNA from Mesorhizobium sp. B2-1-1:
CGCGGTGCCCAACTTCGCGTGGCTCGAGACCAGGATCCCCGAAAGGAAGCTGGGTTTCGACAATTCCGACTTTTTCCCCGTACAGCCAAGGCTCGACGGGACCGATTATCCGGTCAGCGACCTGCCGGGGCTCGGCGTCGAGGTCAATGAAGCGGCGGTCCAGGCGCAGAGTTTCCGTTTCTGGGAAGCGCCACATCTCAAGCGCCGCGACGGCTCTGTCACCAACTGGTAATTCAATTTCAACCGGAGTCCGAAAATGACGCATACTCCCGATATCACGCGGCCGCCCAAGGACCTGATCGACGCGCTAAGGGAGATCGGCGCCGCCACGGTCGCGGGCACACTTGGCCACATGGGCTTTCGCAATCCGCACATGGTCGGCCCGGTGCCGCAGAACCATGGGAAGTCGATCGTCGGGCCGGCACTGACATTGCAGTTCATGCCGCAGCGACCGGACCTCTTCACCGAGGGAGAATATGCCGATCCGGAGACGCAACTTCACAGACATGTGCTCTACCATGCCCAGGAGGGCGACGTGGTAGTCGTCGACGCGCGCGGCGACATGAGCTCCGGTGTCTTCGGCGATATGATGTCGACCTATTTCAAGGGCAGAGGCGGCGCGGGCATCGTCATCGACGGGTGCATGCGCGACCGGCCCAATGTCGAAAAGCTCGACCTGCCT
Protein-coding regions in this window:
- a CDS encoding ribonuclease activity regulator RraA, which encodes MTHTPDITRPPKDLIDALREIGAATVAGTLGHMGFRNPHMVGPVPQNHGKSIVGPALTLQFMPQRPDLFTEGEYADPETQLHRHVLYHAQEGDVVVVDARGDMSSGVFGDMMSTYFKGRGGAGIVIDGCMRDRPNVEKLDLPLWLRGWTPNYHVQTSIYPNAVNVPIACGGVTVIPGDIIVADDDGVVVLPVAMASKVIEESQKHHDWEEFSRMKLMGGAPLQRYYPLHPSANDEYEAWRKANAKP